From Musa acuminata AAA Group cultivar baxijiao chromosome BXJ3-8, Cavendish_Baxijiao_AAA, whole genome shotgun sequence, one genomic window encodes:
- the LOC135646000 gene encoding cytochrome c oxidase subunit 3, whose translation MSLACQIEGKFPFFTTLGGGGLKGGLHTTGAKWFMIESQRHSYHLVDPSPWPISGSLGALATTVGGVMYMHSFQGGATLLSLGLIFILYTMLVWWRDVLRESTLEGHHTKAVQLGPRYGSILFIVSEVMFLFAFFWASSHSSLAPTVEIGGIWPPKGIGVLDPWEIPFLNTPILPSSGAAVTWAHHAILAKKEKRAVLALVATVSLALVSTGFQGMEYYQAPSNISDSIYGSTFFLATGFHGFHVIIGTIFLIICGIRQYLGHLTKEHHVGFEAAAWYWHFVDVVRLFPFVSIYWWGGI comes from the coding sequence ATGAGTTTGGCCTGTCAGATAGAAGGAAAATTCCCATTCTTTACAACTTTAGGGGGTGGGGGTTTGAAGGGTGGTTTACATACAACCGGGGCAAAGTGGTTTATGATTGAATCTCAAAGGCATTCTTATCATTTGGTAGATCCAAGTCCATGGCCTATTTCGGGTTCACTCGGAGCTTTGGCAACAACCGTAGGAGGTGTGATGTACATGCACTCATTTCAAGGGGGAGCAACACTTCTCAGTTTGGGCCTAATCTTTATACTATATACAATGTTAGTATGGTGGCGCGATGTTCTACGTGAATCCACTTTAGAAGGACATCATACAAAAGCAGTACAATTAGGACCTCGATATGGTTCTATTCTGTTTATAGTCTCGGAGGTTATGTTCCTTTTTGCTTTTTTTTGGGCTTCTTCTCATTCTTCTTTGGCACCCACGGTAGAGATCGGAGGTATTTGGCCCCCTAAAGGTATTGGGGTTTTAGATCCTTGGGAAATACCTTTTCTTAATACCCCTATTCTCCCTTCATCCGGAGCTGCCGTAACTTGGGCTCATCATGCTATACTCGCTAAGAAGGAAAAACGAGCTGTGTTAGCTTTAGTAGCTACCGTTTCACTGGCTCTAGTATCCACAGGCTTTCAAGGAATGGAATATTACCAAGCACCCTCCAATATCTCTGATAGTATTTATGGTTCTACCTTTTTCTTAGCAACTGGCTTTCATGGTTTTCATGTTATTATAGGTACTATTTTCTTAATCATATGTGGTATTCGCCAATATCTTGGTCATCTTACTAAGGAGCATCACGTTGGCTTTGAAGCAGCAGCATGGTACTGGCATTTTGTAGACGTGGTTCGGTTATTCCCATTTGTCTCCATCTATTGGTGGGGAGGTATATGA